The Mus caroli chromosome 15, CAROLI_EIJ_v1.1, whole genome shotgun sequence DNA segment NNNNNNNNNNNNNNNNNNNNNNNNNNNNNNNNNNNNNNNNNNNNNNNNNNNNNNNNNNNNNNNNNNNNNNNNNNNNNNNNNNNNNNNNNNNNNNNNNNNNNNNNNNNNNNNNNNNNNNNNNNNNNNNNNNNNNNNNNNNNNNNNNNNNNNNNNNNNNNNNNNNNNNNNNNNNNNNNNNNNNNNNNNNNNNGGCACCCTCCAGCTCAGCCAGCTTGCAGCGGGCATCAGCAAGGGCAGCCTCTCCCTGCTGCTCAGACTGGGTCACAGCAGCCTCCAGCTTGGTGTTCTGGGAACACAAAAGAAGTGGAGATAGCCAAGGGTCCGTGGGTCTCACTGTCTGTCACCAGCATGCTATCCAGTCTTTCCCAANAGTTGGGAACATTCTAGAAGCAGCCTCTTGCCTTGTTCACATGGGTCAGCCTGAGTGAGCATGATCAGGAAACCCAGCTGTGCAAATAGGTGGGAGACTAAATGGTAAGCTCCAAGCAGGACACATACTGGCTGTGTGGCACTGAGCAGACATCCAGCCTCTCTGGTCCCAGAGTAGCTGAACCTTACATACCTGGCACTTGGCGTTCTCGATCTCAGCAGTCAGCCTCTGGATCATTCTGTTCAGCTCATTGATCTCCTCTCTGGTGCGGCGCAGGGTCTCTCCATGCCGGATAACTGTGGCCTTCATCTCCTCACACTAGGGGTGGGGGAAACAGAGATGCTCATGAGGCCCAGGATGTGACATTGACCCAGTGAGCACAATGGATGTGCAAGATGCACAGTGGTCAGGCTGGGCTGCCTCCTCAGCCCAGAGCTGTGTGCCATCTTCTTGTGATTCTTGGTGTGCAAGAAGCCCTTTCCAATAAATCCTGGAGTCCTTCCCACTGTCTCATCTAAGGACAGATGTCCTGACCTCTCACCTTGGTGCGGTACCAGGACTCAGCCTCGGCACGGCTGCGGCTGGCGATGTCATCATACTGAGCCTTGATCTCAGCCACGACACAGTCCATGTTCAGGTCCCGGCTGTTGTCCATCTTGACGACGACAGAGGTGTCTGAGATGTGGGCATGGAGGAGGCGTGTTTCctgtgggggaagagagaagaaaaatcttTTTAGTTCTCACCCCTCCTCATGGAAGCCTACCTTCTGTCCTGTCCTatctgcttcctctctccccagtgGTCTCAATCTGGTGGCCATGTCACCCTGTTACTCTCCACCCTGGAACCCTCCCTCAGTGTTCTTCATGCAAAGTTCCAGGCCCAAGAAGAGACACAGTCAACATATGAGACCTCAGCTTTGTGCTTCAGGTCTAAGTGTTTAGCCCTGTGAGTACTGTGGTCACAGTAACCAGGGGATCTAGCTTGTGTGGCGGAGTGGGGTGAGAGAGCAAGCTATGATTCTCCTGTTTGGGATACATAATCTGCCCTAGATCTCCCCAATATTCTATACCCCGTGTCCACTGGGGGAGCTTAGAGTCCAAAATGGTCACAAGTCCTTTCCAAAGTGTTCTgggctcctcctggctgcctcacTGCCCTGAGTCCCCTCACCTCATCATACAGTCGCCTCAGGAAATCCATCTCCTGTGTCAGTGCTTCTGCGTTGGCCTCTAGGTCTGACTTCCGGAGGTAGGCACAGTCCACATCCTAAAGGGGGAAGACAAACCAAGAGTCTCACAGGGCAGTCACCAGATTGCCCATCTTCCCTCTCTAGTAAGTAGGCTCAGCAGTTTGTTCCTGAGAGACTTTCCATAGTTGGTTGTCTCAGGGCCAGGTACCACGGTGTGAGCAATCCCTTCTGTATCCTTGGTGAGGAGTTAGTGTGAGAAGGGAGGGGGGATCTGAGGATCCTAAGCACAACCTTGTTACCAATGGAATGGTTCTCCTAAATTCACAGCTGGCATCTTTGCCAAAACCTGGGGTCTAGTGTGGGAGTGTGAGATGGGTCATTTCTAACCAGGTCCTGCAGCTGTGTTCTGGATCTCATAGGAGAGCCAGGCCTATGTCAGAGCTGAGGGCCCAGGGCAGCCTAGCCTGATCCTTTGCATCTGGGCCTCAGGTGCTCACAGTAGTGTTCCCGGAAGTCCCCTCATCTGGGAGGTTAGCACATGAGGCTTTCTGAGTCATCTTTAGGAAGCAAGCAATGCCAGGCATTCTTCACCACCAGGTGTTTCCCACTGTGGCTGTCCAAGGTTGCCCAGGCAACTGGTGATCCCTTCTTCACTATTGTGTATCAGGTGCCTACTCTATGGGAGGCCCAGGACCAAGGGAGATTACAAGCCTAGGCAAACGAGCATGAAACACCTGATCTGAGTGAGGCTGGCAGTGGGCTCTATGGCCCAGGGCTATGCAGGGGTGGGGCTGGTGGCTCTGGGTAGCAGTGGCCTCCAGTGTCTAGTAAAGGTGTTGAACACCAACTCTGCCTGAAAGATGACCATTCTGGTTACTCACCTTCTTCAGGGCCACAAATTCATTCTCAGAAGTGGCTCGTAGTGCCACTTCCTCTTCATACCTGGGGACAGAGGACACAGGGCTCAGATTTAAGggggaaaacagagaaagaatgaagccCCAGATAGACATATCCCAGGACCTGGATCTTTGGAGTCGATGTGACAGCTCCTTGTTGTGCTCCTGGATTCTCCTGGCTAATGTGGGTCAGGCAGGAGCCATGTACCTTTCAAAGGCACCTGTGTCTGGGCTGTGGTTCCCTGGGATCAACGAGGCCTGGCTCTGGAGCCTCCCACCCCCCTTTTCCCAGTCTCCATTTAGGGTGAAACTCAGTACCTAGAACATCACCAGGTGCTCAATGACCCttttgcaaattaaaaataaataaataagtaaaaaaatttgAGTATCTTAGAATCTCTgcaatctttatttaaaatatattttttagattttatctaattttctttatgtatatgggtgttttgccagcatgtgtgtctgtacactgTATGCATGCAATgcctatggaggctagaagatggtaccagatcccctggggctagagttatagacagctgtgagctacaaGGTGGGTGTTAggatttgaaccctggtcttctagaagagcagcgagtgcttttaaccactgagccatcttagtCCCTCCAAAATCATTAAATTTCCAGTCTAGAAGAAAACCTCcacaacagtggttctcaacctctgggccttgacccctttgggggccCCACGCCAGATACCCTGCATGTCAGTTATTTGCGTTaggattcataatagtagcaaaattacagttatgaagtagcaacaaagtaaccttatggttgggggtcagcacaacataaGGAGCTGTAGtaaagggtcgcagcgttaggaaggctgagaaccactgatctagaagcATGTGAGGACCCCTGGGGAGCACCCCTTCAAAGTCCCATTTAAACCCGTTGTCTTTGACTTAATTTTACTTGTTTCTACAAGCCCTCCTCCCCAGTGGCCCTCACCTCTTCTTGTAGCCCTCCATGGACTCCTGCACATGGTTGAGCTCGGCTGCCAGCCTCCCGCTGTCTGCCTCCACACACTCAGCCTCCCGCCTCAGCGTCTCGATGTAGCCCTCGAACAGAGGCTCCAGGTTGCTCTCACAGCACTTGCGGTTCTGGTAGAACTGCCACTTGGTCTCCAGCAGCTTGTTCTGCTGCTCCAGGAAGCGCACCTGGGTTTGGAGAGGGAGAAAGTCTGTGGGAGGAGCCAACATACCCCTCCTTAGGTTGTAGGAAGAGCCAGACAGAGCTCATTGAGGAAGTGTGTAATGGATGGGCAAATGAATGTCTGTCCAGATGGGGTAAGAGGGAAACCGTGAGACATGTAGCTGTGCTGGGTAACTGAGTGACTTCCGGTAaggcagaggaaagcagggaAGGCTCCCTGGAGGAAGGAACACAGGGTagtgaaggaaaaggagaaaagggagccTTTCTCCATGAGCTTCCTCAGGGAGGGTTGTGACTTATATAATGTCCTTGGTGACCAGCTGAGAATGGACAAAGTAGAGAGGGAGTCCTGGGGTGCGTCAGAGACGCGAGGGTGAGCATTCTGGGGCTCTTGCCACTTAAGAGCTCTGGAGTCCCAAGTACTTGCTAGTCTCTCGAAATCATGTACTGGAGAAGATTTTAGAAAACAGGTCCATGGGGATGTCACCGTTTACTGTCAGTCAAGTAGACCGGACAGTGGATGTGGCCAAGGATCTGTGTTGACTGAAGAATGGCAGCCAGCCCGACTAGCCCTGGGCCTCTGGGTTTCCACTTCCTGAGACTGGACTGGAGCAGGGCTGCCTCTCACCTGCAGGCCTGGCCCCTGTGCTCCTTCTTCCAAGAGTACAGCTGAGGACTGGAGCGTTAGAACTTCCAAAATGGGGACTGGGGTCCTTAGTACCGCGTGCGCAGGATGGTTTGGGTGGTCTTAATTGCTAGGATCCTGGGGCTTTCTCAGCTCTACCTTCCCGATCAAGGGTGTGGTCGGCGCACACACTGGTGTGAAGCTGCTGAGGTTCAGAGAGAACGCCGCCCGCCATACCATATCACCCAGTGAGCCAGAGGAGGAATTAGGTGTTGGGCAAAGGCCACAGACTCTTGGGCCCAGGTTCCTTTCTGCTTGCCTGTGGCTACTTTCCTAGGGTGTAGTCTGGCTAGAGGGAACTGTGACTCTGGGCTTTGGGCCCTCTAACTCAGGGCCTGAGGAATGGACCACTCCGTGCCTGGGTCTGATCTGACTCTGTGGTGGGACGGCTCCATCACTGTCACTTTTTCAATTCCGGGCACGAAGGACTATGCCACAGGCATCAGTCTTTATGTGCTTCCGGTTTCAAGGCTAGCTGCAGCTCTCTGCCCTCTCTGGAGACGCCATGCTGCGATATCCAAACATACGTATGTGCGCATGCGCAGGAATTTGCACGCATGGCACACTGAAACAACGAATTCTCTGTGTTGGGAAAGCAGCCTCACTAGGTATGTGTCAAATGATTTCACAAAGCACAGCATTCTAGTTGAGACTGTCCCATGGGGCTGTGAATTTTCTTCGTTAAaagtgggagagaaagacagctatagtgtactcatatacataaaataaataaatcttttaaaaattattaaaagtggGAGAGAAGGCTGCATTAGAAGGGAGAGAAGTTAAGAGCAATGTCCTTTCTCAGTCTTAAGCACTGGAGCAGTCTTGAAGAGGTGTGACTTTTCTCATCATCTAAAGTTACCTAGAGCTCCCGTTCTGACGACCTGCTTGTGGATTGCTCCCAGCAGGTCCTCAGGTGCCAGAAAGGGGCTGGCCCAGGACACCCACCTTGTCGATGAAGGCCGCGAACCTGCTGTTGAGACACTTGATCTGCTCCTTCTCCTCATGCTTCACACACTGAGCATTGGGGTCAATCTCCAGGTTCAGGGGCGTGAGCAGGCTCTCATTGACAGAGACGGTGGTGATGCAGGGGGGGCTGGGCCCGCAGACGCCTCCAGATCGGTACCCGAAGCTGCGTCCACAGGAGCCGGAGCGGAAGGGCCCGCAGACGCTGCGGCTGCCGAAGCCCCCTGCGAGTCCGCGGTAGCAGGAGATGCCCCTGTAGGGAGCTGCAGAGATGCAGCAGCGGCCGGGCCGAGGGCCACAAGCCGAAGCGCAGCTGAAGGCGCGGACCCCACAGGAGGCACCGAGGCGAGAGGAGAAGCAAGACATGGTTTAGAGGCGATACAGAGTCAGGCTGGACCCCGAGGCTCGCTCTGAGCCTTATATCGTGCAGGAGGGAGCGCGCCCGCCGCCCAGGCGTTTATGAGCTTGCCTGTTGGAATCAAAGCAGCCCGGGCTACCTTGCCGCCCCCATAAAACGGCGTTCTTCTCCCGCCCGCCCTGGCTTTATGGTGCCACGAAGCGCCTGGTCAGCTCCGGGGTTGGGCACTGTGGGCATCGGGCGGGACCCTCGTGTCGCGCTATTGGGACTCACTGGGTCACTGTCTCCATCCCAGGCTGGCTCACATCCTACCTGGTTCTCCACCCTGAAGGCTAGGAAGCCCTGGCCTTGGAGGTGACCTTTGAATTCATGCTGTAGGGGGCGTGCTCGCACGATGACAAGACCTTTGAAGTTATGGGCAAATTCATGTCCAACTTTGGGTGGGTAAATAACCTTCCTGAGTCTTAGATGTCCTGTGGGGAGCAGGGATaagggaataataataataacaataataatagtaataacagaAGAGCTGCTGATAATAGGATAATAGGATAATGGATCTGAAAGCCTCTTAGGCAGGACCTAGCACTTAAGAGCTCCAgaaatgtttgcttgtttatctATTTGTTCCACTATTGTTAACTTGTTATTCTTCCTGTGTCCCTTTAGGTAGAAACTTTCCcgtgtctctcttctcttctcttctcttctcttctcttctcttctcttctcttctcttctcttctcttctcttctcttctcttctcttctcttctcttctcttcNNNNNNNNNNNNNNNNNNNNNNNNNNNNNNNNNNNNNNNNNNNNNNNNNNNNNNNNNNNNNNNNNNNNNNNNNNNNNNNNNNNNNNNNNNNNNNNNNNNNNNNNNNNNNNNNNNNNNNNNNNNNNNNNNNNNNNNNNNNNNNNNNNNNNNNNNNNNNNNNNNNNNNNNNNNNNNNNNNNNNNNNNNNNNNNNNNNNNNNNNNNNNtctctctctctctctctctctctctctctcttcctctccctccctccctccctccctccccatttctctctgtctctgtctctctctgtctctctgtctttttgtctctgtctttctctgtgtgtctgtctctctgattctctctttctcactcagcTCAGCTCCTGTCTCCTCAACCCTTCTACCCTTCCCTATGTACTTTGGAGAGAGAAGCCACAAACACTGATGACTGCCCTGCCTAGCCCACTAAGGGATTTtcgttgtttttgagacaaataAGGATTCACATCGTCCAGGCTGACCCCAAATCACTAGCCTTGAGCTTATGATGTTACTGCCTCCACACCCCAAATGCTGGCAcagcaggtgtgagccactgcatCCACTGTGGAGGGCTCTTTGACACACGATTTCTCCCAATTCAAAGGCTTTCTTCAGGGGTTGTGCCCATTCATCTGCTTTGCAAGATGACCTCATAGTGGTGCATAGACTTGTGTGGAAGGCTCCAAGGACTGGAGTCAGGACCTGAGAGTTCTGAGCGATCAGGACTGCTTCAAGGCTGTCTCTTCAGGGCCTGTGCCTGTGtggctgtgggctgtgggctgtgggctgtgaGCTGTGGAGTAAGGCTGGGATCTTAGAGGCAGGAGTCTGGGCTGTTTCCAATGGTCATGGATACTGACTCTAGGCAGCTAGAACCATCATAAAGGAAGTTAATTATGTGTCCCATCGCTAGCAGCGGAAACCGGAGTGTGTGCTCAGCAGCCAGCATTAAAGAGAAGCCTGCAGGTCACCTGGTGCTTCCTTTGTTTTCAAGCTGTGCTATTACTGTGCATGCAATAATTAAGTCTGAGAACTCCAAGGTCATCATAGCCAGCCCTGACAGCTCACTTCCAAGGAGTGTTGTTGGATTGCCAACTTTGTTCTTTACAACTGTCTCTCTTGGGATAGAGTGATTTGGTCCAGCCTGGGTTTGTTTCCTCTCAGTTTAGTCCAGCCATGGTTCTGTGCATGAGACGAATCTTCAACTTCAGTGTCTTGGCTATAaggcatctctccctctccctctccctctccctctccctccctctccctctccctctccctctccctctccctctccctctctctccctctccctctccctctccctcctgcttgtggacgttgtacatcgtggtgcggagcctagtgcgcaccacgatgtacaacgtccacaagcagaggcttcctctccccctctcttcctctccccccccctccaaggccttactctgtagctcaggctggctttgaactctccatcttcctcctgaaagcatgtgctaccacatctgattcaag contains these protein-coding regions:
- the LOC110310153 gene encoding keratin, type II cuticular 87 isoform X2, translated to MSCFSSRLGASCGVRAFSCASACGPRPGRCCISAAPYRGISCYRGLAGGFGSRSVCGPFRSGSCGRSFGYRSGGVCGPSPPCITTVSVNESLLTPLNLEIDPNAQCVKHEEKEQIKCLNSRFAAFIDKVRFLEQQNKLLETKWQFYQNRKCCESNLEPLFEGYIETLRREAECVEADSGRLAAELNHVQESMEGYKKRYEEEVALRATSENEFVALKKDVDCAYLRKSDLEANAEALTQEMDFLRRLYDEETRLLHAHISDTSVVVKMDNSRDLNMDCVVAEIKAQYDDIASRSRAEAESWYRTKCEEMKATVIRHGETLRRTREEINELNRMIQRLTAEIENAKCQNTKLEAAVTQSEQQGEAALADARCKLAELEGNALQQAKQDMARQLREYQELMNTKLALDIEIATYHKLMEGEESRMDLPSATVVSAVKSGCRTTASKSGLTKTSSRKKKNRRGPVIKITEMSEKYLSQESEASE